One segment of Alligator mississippiensis isolate rAllMis1 chromosome 13, rAllMis1, whole genome shotgun sequence DNA contains the following:
- the PERCC1 gene encoding protein PERCC1: MAAGVIRNPAEFRLPTSFQHSFLHPAVHQDRDFQELSEEEEDEEEEEEEEEEMEEVESQGSPTAPIPGGERQEVTATASLHDAEMTLQLLRFSELISSDIQRYFGRKDKEEDPDSCNIYEDCFSPQRSGRELYYADLMHIAQSGELDDEDSHSAQVPLGQLDQQVWRSICNKDGGQKLGPLAELFEYGLRQYIKQTVSDSRRLRLEKKYAHITPMHRRKLPPSFWKEPSPGPAGILNTNTPDFSDLLANWTVEPGQELPNASRELAGELGRQAMEADQFNVL, encoded by the coding sequence ATGGCTGCAGGAGTAATCAGGAACCCAGCAGAGTTCAGACTGCCCACTTCCTTCCAGCACTCATTTCTCCACCCTGCTGTCCACCAGGATAGGGACTTTCAAGAATTgtctgaggaggaggaagatgaggaggaggaggaggaggaggaggaggagatggaggaggtGGAATCACAGGGCAGTCCCACTGCTCCCATTCCTGGTGGAGAAAGGCAAGAAGTCACAGCCACTGCCAGCCTACATGATGCAGAAATGACACTACAGCTCCTCAGGTTCTCAGAGCTGATCAGCAGTGACATCCAGAGGTACTTTGGGAGGAAGGACAAGGAGGAGGACCCTGACTCCTGCAACATCTATGAGGACTGCTTCTCCCCACAAAGATCGGGGCGGGAGCTGTACTATGCAGACCTGATGCACATTGCCCAGAGTGGGGAACTGGATGATGAGGACTCCCACAGTGCTCAGGTGCCCTTGGGGCAGCTAGACCAGCAGGTTTGGAGGTCCATTTGTAACAAGGATGGAGGGCAGAAGCTGGGACCACTGGCTGAGCTCTTTGAATATGGCCTGAGGCAGTACATCAAGCAGACAGTCTCTGACAGCAGAAGGCTGCGGCTGGAGAAGAAGTATGCCCACATCACCCCCATGCACAGGAGGAAGCTGCCACCATCCTTTTGGAAAGAGCCCtctcctggccctgcaggcaTCCTCAACACAAACACGCCTGACTTCAGTGACCTCCTTGCCAACTGGACTGTTgagcctgggcaggagctgcccaatGCCAGCAGGGAGCTCGCTGGTGAGCTGGGCCGGCAGGCTATGGAAGCTGatcagttcaatgtgctgtga